A genome region from Hevea brasiliensis isolate MT/VB/25A 57/8 chromosome 9, ASM3005281v1, whole genome shotgun sequence includes the following:
- the LOC110655509 gene encoding uncharacterized protein LOC110655509 — protein sequence MAVLAYCWVIIESIVIPDGFLKWFYLSFYIHPIFLFVCQIFLWLKLILKCLTVVFYYPLKITFNVCLYVVKVLKEWVIYFFSCIRLTNTIARDETENFALLHNCNRNQVVTSYSYSSTVAPISCQLKVLQIQKYYVFEEEKNFQDDQVSCEDEHMEEQSLFFDEDESTIDDSSSICSSESSSFLNPYKAGSCVHWELPYSSESFTKDANLNRCIPSVCSSNSPASENLDTNEYSSSVFCSNPVPEDQDMNEYSESICRFNLAAVVEREDPNNGLEDQDLDAFYSMYTQRMRWFDVLNYDRTCGINAILNEQIVGTPNSFDIIEPVDFSVFPHMSWSKTVRKRLLRSLESDFELVYVAQSCLSWEALHHQYRKLEALANSSSQNGAFYDKIAGEFQKFHVLLERFMEDERGEGKRVWNYVRGRFSPKSLLQVPKVSAFKGFTEQGDEEMNKEVIDIKEVLKAIERCIQAFWTFVKTDNKKPWWKLRSSLWTCPPVEDPRDLKLLADLTRKLQKKELWLKDSQGKQRCWFRRVVKTDAEESQTKEMLFTMIDMKLISRVLQLPVLSSSHLNWCQAKLDNILFQEGKIFRASTSGPLFPP from the exons ATGGCTGTTCTTGCTTACTGTTGGGTGATCATTGAATCTATTGTCATCCCAGATggatttttgaagtggttttatttgagCTTCTATATCCATcccatttttctttttgtttgcCAGATTTTTCTTTGGCTTAAATTGATATTGAAATGTCTTACAGTTGTCTTCTATTATCCTCTTAAAATCACTTTTAACGTTTGTTTATATGTTGTTAAGGTTTTGAAAGAATGGGTCATCTATTTTTTTTCATGCATTAGATTGACCAATACTATAGCCAGAGACGAGACTGAAAACTTTGCACTTTTACATAACTGTAATAGAAACCAAGTTGTTACCTCCTATAGTTATTCAAGTACTGTAGCACCAATATCATGCCAGTTAAAAGTACTACAAATTCAGAAATATTATGTGtttgaagaggagaaaaattTCCAGGATGATCAAGTTTCATGTGAAGATGAACATATGGAAGAGCAAAGTTTGTTCTTTGATGAAGATGAAAGCACGATTGATGATTCCTCTTCCATTTGTAGTTCTGAATCGTCATCCTTTCTCAATCCTTACAAAGCAGGGAGTTGCGTGCACTGGGAACTCCCTTACAGCTCTGAATCATTTACAAAAGATGCAAATTTAAACCGGTGCATACCATCAGTTTGTAGCTCCAATTCACCAGCATCAGAAAATCTTGACACGAACGAATATTCATCATCGGTTTTCTGCTCTAATCCAGTGCCTGAAGATCAAGACATGAATGAATATTCAGAATCCATTTGCCGCTTTAACTTAGCAGCAGTAGTTGAAAGAGAAGACCCTAATAATGGACTTGAGGACCAAGATTTAGATGCATTCTACAGTATGTACACCCAAAGAATGAGATGGTTCGATGTCCTCAATTACGATCGAACATGTGGAATAA ATGCAATCCTGAACGAGCAAATAGTCGGGACTCCAAATTCTTTTGACATCATTGAGCCTGTGGATTTCTCTGTCTTCCCTCACATGTCATGGAGCAAAACAGTTAGGAAAAGGCTGCTAAGGAGTTTAGAAAGCGATTTCGAGCTGGTTTATGTAGCACAGTCATGCCTGTCGTGGGAAGCTCTTCACCATCAGTACAGAAAGCTTGAAGCTCTTGCTAATTCTAGCTCTCAAAATGGGGCGTTTTACGATAAGATTGCTGGAGAATTTCAGAAGTTCCATGTTCTTTTAGAAAGGTTTATGGAAGATGAAAGGGGCGAAGGCAAAAGGGTTTGGAATTATGTTAGAGGAAGGTTTTCTCCCAAAAGCCTTCTCCAAGTCCCCAAGGTTTCAG CATTTAAAGGGTTCACTGAACAGGGAGATGAGGAAATGAACAAAGAAGTCATAGATATTAAAGAAGTGCTGAAGGCGATAGAGAGGTGCATACAGGCATTTTGGACCTTTGTAAAAACAGACAACAAAAAGCCTTGGTGGAAATTGAGAAGTTCCTTGTGGACATGCCCACCTGTGGAGGACCCTAGAGATTTGAAACTACTAGCGGAcctcactagaaaactccaaaag AAGGAGCTGTGGTTGAAAGATTCACAAGGGAAGCAAAGGTGCTGGTTCAGGAGAGTGGTAAAGACTGATGCAGAGGAGTCCCAAACAAAGGAGATGTTGTTCACAATGATAGACATGAAATTGATATCAAGAGTGCTCCAATTGCCAGTGCTTTCCTCTTCCCACCTCAATTGGTGCCAAGCAAAGCTAGACAACATTCTGTTTCAGGAAGGCAAGATTTTCAGAGCTTCCACTTCTGGCCCCCTGTTTCctccttga
- the LOC110655521 gene encoding pentatricopeptide repeat-containing protein At2g36730-like yields the protein MSSSIQPNYVTFLGVLCACSHDGLVDDGFLYFHEKMEHRYKIKPMMVHYGAMFDILGRAGSLKEAYDFIMSPPFQPHPLVWRTLLSACSVHDVNDRNGVAYKVRKKLLELEPTRSGNLVMVANMHVDAGTWEKAENVRRVMRDGGLKKGGESWVELAGIHPSVFFWV from the coding sequence ATGAGCTCTTCCATACAACCAAACTATGTCACGTTTCTTGGGGTTCTTTGTGCCTGTAGCCATGATGGTTTGGTAGATGATGGATTTTTGTACTTTCATGAAAAAATGGAGCATAGATACAAAATCAAACCAATGATGGTACATTATGGTGCCATGTTTGATATCTTAGGTCGTGCTGGCAGTCTCAAAGAGGCTTATGACTTCATTATGAGCCCGCCTTTCCAGCCTCATCCACTTGTGTGGAGGACATTGCTCAGTGCTTGCAGCGTTCATGATGTTAATGACAGGAATGGAGTAGCATATAAAGTAAGAAAGAAGTTGCTTGAACTAGAGCCAACGAGAAGTGGGAATCTTGTTATGGTTGCGAACATGCATGTCGATGCTGGGACATGGGAGAAAGCAGAAAATGTCAGGAGGGTAATGAGGGATGGTGGTTTGAAGAAGGGCGGAGAGAGCTGGGTTGAATTAGCTGGCATCCATCCATCAGTTTTTTTCTGGGTATAA
- the LOC110655556 gene encoding beta-1,3-galactosyltransferase GALT1, producing the protein MKRCLCGVLAGSLFMLIVLRLGVMKNPFGEGTLTSPISVNISNPLEWINPGAPPAFRSPESASQVISTATLLSSLFIDRNFSHEVESSLLTWNRMRHLVNYSQGLPNAMEAIREAQVAWESLMESFKKGEQGDANGLKEKQCPYFLNKMNTTEFGKDGYKLRIPCGLIQGSAITIIGIPNGLLGSFQVDLSGESLPGEPEPPIILHYNVRLLGDKITEDPVIVQNTWTAAHDWGEEERCPPAVPGDNKKVDDLNQCNEMVGKNDSRKFAASRPSMSRNRSRAGRYFPFKQGYLSVMTLRVGEEGIQMTVDGKHITSFAFRESLEPWLVSQVRISGDLNLISILASGLPSSEESDHIVDLESLKSAQLPPNQPLDLFIGVFSTANNFERRMAVRRTWMQYPAVKTGAVAVRFFVGLHRNQMVNEQLWNELQTYGDIQLVPFVDYYNLITWKTVAICTFGAEVISANYVMKTDDDAFVRVDEVLASLRRTNIRHGLLYGLINYNAQPHRNPNSKWYISVEEWPESFYPPWAHGPGYVVSQDIAKAVYKRHKKGQLKMFKLEDVAMGIWIAEMKKGSLHVTYVNEERVYNEGCKDGYVVAHYQSPREMLCLWQKLQQGNEPGCCSGR; encoded by the exons ATGAAGAGGTGTCTCTGTGGTGTTCTCGCTGGGTCCCTCTTTATGCTGATAGTTCTAAGGCTGGGTGTGATGAAAAATCCATTTGGGGAAGGTACATTGACAAGTCCTATAAGTGTAAATATATCTAATCCTCTTGAATGGATTAACCCCGGGGCTCCACCTGCATTCCGTAGCCCAGAATCTGCTAGTCAAGTGATTTCTACAGCAACCCTGCTCTCTAGTCTCTTTATTGACAGGAACTTTTCCCATGAAGTTGAAAGTTCATTATTGACTTGGAATCGTATGAGACATCTAGTCAATTATTCACAAGGTTTGCCTAATGCAATGGAGGCCATAAGGGAAGCTCAAGTCGCATGGGAGAGTCTTATGGAGTCCTTTAAGAAGGGGGAACAAGGTGATGCTAATGGATTGAAGGAGAAACAATGTCCTTATTTTCTAAACAAAATGAATACCACAGAATTTGGTAAAGATGGATATAAGCTACGAATACCGTGTGGCCTTATTCAGGGTTCTGCAATTACTATAATTGGCATTCCCAATGGTCTTCTTGGCAGTTTCCAGGTTGATTTATCAGGGGAATCACTTCCAGGAGAGCCAGAGCCTCCTATTATTCTGCATTACAATGTTCGACTTCTAGGTGACAAGATAACTGAGGATCCTGTGATTGTCCAAAACACATGGACAGCAGCTCATGATTGGGGTGAAGAGGAGCGGTGCCCCCCTGCTGTCCCTGGTGATAATAAGAAAG TTGATGACTTAAACCAGTGCAATGAAATGGTGGGCAAAAATGATAGCCGCAAATTTGCTGCAAGTAGGCCGTCAATGTCCAGGAACAGATCTAGAGCTGGACGGTATTTTCCGTTTAAGCAAGGTTATTTGTCTGTTATGACACTTAGGGTGGGAGAAGAAGGAATTCAGATGACAGTTGATGGAAAGCACATAACATCTTTTGCTTTTCGTGAA AGTTTGGAGCCATGGCTTGTTAGTCAAGTAAGGATATCTGGAGACTTGAACTTAATCTCTATCTTGGCCAGTGGCTTACCCTCATCTGAGGAATCAGACCACATTGTTGATTTAGAGTCATTAAAATCAGCTCAACTACCACCAAACCAGCCACTGGATCTCTTCATTGGTGTCTTTTCTACAGCCAACAATTTTGAGCGCAGGATGGCTGTTCGTAGAACATGGATGCAGTACCCCGCTGTGAAGACAGGAGCAGTTGCAGTGCGCTTTTTTGTTGGTCTA CATAGAAACCAGATGGTGAATGAGCAGCTCTGGAATGAATTACAGACGTATGGAGACATTCAGCTAGTGCCTTTTGTTGACTATTACAATCTTATAACCTGGAAGACTGTAGCAATCTGTACTTTTGGG GCAGAAGTCATTTCAGCCAACTATGTCATGAAAACAGATGATGATGCATTTGTTCGAGTGGATGAAGTGCTAGCTTCTTTGCGCAGAACAAATATCAGGCATGGGCTTCTATATGGTCTGATCAACTACAATGCTCAGCCTCATCGGAATCCTAACAGTAAATGGTATATCAGCGTTGAG GAATGGCCTGAGAGTTTTTATCCACCTTGGGCACATGGCCCTGGCTATGTGGTATCACAAGACATAGCAAAAGCTGTTTATAAAAGGCACAAAAAGGGTCAGCTAAAG ATGTTCAAACTGGAGgatgttgcaatgggaatttggatAGCAGAAATGAAGAAAGGAAGTTTGCATGTTACTTACGTAAATGAAGAGCGGGTGTACAATGAGGGATGCAAGGATGGTTATGTCGTCGCTCACTACCAAAGCCCTAGAGAGATGCTTTGCCTGTGGCAGAAGTTGCAACAAGGGAATGAGCCTGGTTGCTGTTCAGGTCGATGA